Genomic window (Syntrophorhabdaceae bacterium):
TATTATGGCTCCAAGAGGCAGGGGACAGACTGAAAATAAGGGTTCGGCGACCCAGGAAGTACTAAGTCCCCCTGCCTTTCTTGGGGCACATCTTACCTGCTTACATGACAGTTATACAGGAATTAATGGTAGGAGGAAGAAAACTTGTTCGTCATCCCTGCCGATTGAAGCAGGCATGGCCTTGGTAAACTATTCGCTTCTATTTCGCTTCTATCCGACTTGTAGAATAAGGACAGTCAGCGCTCTAAGGCGTTTCGATTCCCCCTGGGGACGCTCTTCTATACTCGACTCCATTGTTATTCCTCATATCAATCTGCTATTTTATGATCGGGATTTTCGGACGAGGCTCGTGAAGATGCCGATAACGCCGATAGCGGCGCCCAGTATAAGGGCCTCACTGAAGCTGGCTGTGACACCCAGTATTTTTGCTGACAACACATCAAAGCCTTTTTCCATGAGGCGCGTAGCCTGATATGCCTGATTACCGGTGAAGACCGCTCCCGCTATGGTGATCCCCAGCGAAACCCCTATTTGCCTTGCCGTCAAAGCAACAGCAGAAGCGGTCCCGAGCATATGGGCAGGGACCGAGCCGACGATAAGGCTGTTGTTAGGGGGTTGAAAGATTCCCATACCACTTCCCACAAGGATAACTCCCACCCCAAGGGCGATGAGCGTGCAGCCCGCACCCATGCGGCTTAAATAGAAGAGCCCCACACAATTGATGAATACACCAAGCGCGGACAGAAATCTCGATCCTATCTTGTCGGACAACTTCCCGCTCACCGGCGCAATAAGCACGACAGGCGCGGCCATCAGTCCCATGAACACGCCCACCAGGGAACCCGATGATCTTAGCCCTTCCATGAGAAAAAAAGGAATAAGAAAGATTGCCATGGAAGAGCTCACCGCGTAGACCATATTGGTGAGCGTGGCCGCCGCAAACAGCCGCTCTCTAAAGATTTTAATATCGATAACGGGCTGCTCCGCCCTCATCTCGGCACGCAAAAAGTAGAAAACAAAAAGCACGGACAGAATAGCTAAGACGAGTACCGAGGTGGTTCCGAACCCCCGCTTGCTCCCGAACGTGAGGCAAAGGGTGAGACACGAGAGCAAACCGAAAAGACCTATGGTGCCGTGCGCGTCGAACCTAAAGTGCGCATCTTCACTCTTCTGTTCTTTAATGATCATCCATGTCATGGCCAGTCCACATAACGCAATGGGTATTCGGGAATAGAATACAGCACGCCAGCCGATAAGATCGAGGAGGAACCCACCAAACACAGGACCGGCCACGAGCCCGACAGAATAGACGCTCGCCAATATGCCGAGAGTCCTGCCGCGTTCTTCTGCGGGAAAAACGGCCACACCGATCGCCATACTCAGCGAAAAGATCGTTGCCGCCCCGATGCCTTGCATGGCGCGCGCCGCTATAAGCTGACCGATACCCTGCGACAGGGAACAGCACGCGAGCCCCAGTGTATAGAGGGCCAGACTGACCATGTAGACCATTTTACGTCCTCTCGCATCGCCTATTCTCGAGAGGGAAAGCATGAGACTCTGGCTCGTGATGAGAAACGCTATGGTGAGCCATCCTATGGTAAGCGGGTCTGTGTGAAAAACCTGGGCCAGGCGCGGAAGACAGGCTGCAAGTATACTGTTGTCCAGAGACACGGTGAAGCTCACAATGGAAACCGTGACCAGCACCCACCACCTATAATGATTCGTTTCGCCGGCAGATAGTTTTTTCATGCTCACTGAATTTGATGCTTTATGTGATGGTTCATCATGCGTCAAAGATGATTTGACGCATGATAGACAATATTCACACCTGTCGATCATCTTACAAAACAGAAAGGAGTATACCCCATTGCATCGCCTTGAGGCAAATCCTCGTTGCCGCCGGCTCTCCGGTTAATGGCCGCTCAAAGCCCTCTGCCCTTAACAACGCGCCTATGGTCTTACTCTTCTCAAAAGCTCACAAGTTGTGAACCGTCCGATCGATAACCTCATTCTGTATCTCTTTTGTGAGATGCACAAAGTATGCACTGAATCCCGCTACGCGTACCATGATGTCTTTATGTTCATCTGGCGTTCTCTGGGCCTCTCGTAAGGCTTCAGAGTCCACCACATTGAACTGGACCTGTTTGCCGCCATTAAAGAAGTATGCCTTCATGGCCGAGGCAAGCTTCTTCTTGTCCTCTTCGGTCTTAAGCGCCGATGGGTGGAACTTCATGTTGAGCAGCATGGCGGCAAATCCATCCTGCGGAATATTAAGGGCGCTCTTGAACACAGCGAGCGGACCATTGGTATCGGTTCCCGATGCAGGGGAAGCGCACCCGTCAGCAAGGATATCTCCTGAGCAGCGTCCATCCGGGGTGGCCGCTGTTATCGCACCCCCGGGCTGATGTGAGGTAACCGATATGGCGGTAGGCTTCTGGGTGCCGCCATATGCCGCGGGTAACGCATTTGCGATTCTCGCCCAGTGATCATAGACCCCGCCTACCACGCCATCCACCTCCGGAATATCGTTTCCGTATTTAGGAAGCTTGAGGCATTTCTTATGCAAGTCCTCATATCCAACCCAATTGGCGTCCAGAGCACGCTTGAACTCGGAGAGGGTAACAACTTTAGCTTCGTACACGAGCTTCTTGATGGCGAAGAGCGAGTTGCCGAGATTCACCATACCCACGGGATTCATCAAATTATTGTTTTGCAGCTCATAAGGACGTTTGTAAACATCGAGGCCTATTTTGATACCGTCTACCATGAGGGCTGACATAAGGGGATTCGGCAGGGAATATCCGTAGGACATGGCCTCCGCGTTGTTACGTTCGGCGCCCATAGACATATAATTGGTGAATTCTTGAATGAAGGCGGCATAAAATTCATCGTAAGTCTTGAACCTATCAAGGTCACCCACCTTGTTACCGACCTGA
Coding sequences:
- a CDS encoding MFS transporter, which codes for MKKLSAGETNHYRWWVLVTVSIVSFTVSLDNSILAACLPRLAQVFHTDPLTIGWLTIAFLITSQSLMLSLSRIGDARGRKMVYMVSLALYTLGLACCSLSQGIGQLIAARAMQGIGAATIFSLSMAIGVAVFPAEERGRTLGILASVYSVGLVAGPVFGGFLLDLIGWRAVFYSRIPIALCGLAMTWMIIKEQKSEDAHFRFDAHGTIGLFGLLSCLTLCLTFGSKRGFGTTSVLVLAILSVLFVFYFLRAEMRAEQPVIDIKIFRERLFAAATLTNMVYAVSSSMAIFLIPFFLMEGLRSSGSLVGVFMGLMAAPVVLIAPVSGKLSDKIGSRFLSALGVFINCVGLFYLSRMGAGCTLIALGVGVILVGSGMGIFQPPNNSLIVGSVPAHMLGTASAVALTARQIGVSLGITIAGAVFTGNQAYQATRLMEKGFDVLSAKILGVTASFSEALILGAAIGVIGIFTSLVRKSRS